The sequence CTCAATCTTTTCTACCAATTCATTAAGATCCTTCAACATGGCATCCAGATCAATACCGTGCATCGTTGCCCCTTCTGCCAGGCTCTCAAAAGAAGCAGCATGACAACCTACGCAGCCTAGGCCGTACTGGAAAAAGACACCTATGGTTTGTGGATATTTAGCTACTATTTCCTCTATCTTCATGTCACCTGTTATTTTATTATTTTCTGACATTGTATTGAACACCTACTGATTCAATAACCCCCTATTAATACATAAAATTGATTATAAAACCGTCCATTTAAGGAAAATATTAAGGATTGTCCAGCTATCTATTCTGATGTTCGATCTCAAAATAATTTATTGTACAATTATGACAGGAAGTTTACTTTATGCACATAACAAATATTGCAGTCCTGGTCTCTGGTAGAGGCTCAAACCTGCAGGCTATTATCGATAATATCGAAAATGGGACAATTCCCAATGCATCTATAACTGTGGTGCTCAGTGATGTTGGCGGTATATATGCATTGGAGCGGGCACAGAACCATGGGATTGACACATTTTTCGTGAACCCTGTACAATACGAAGACAAAGCAAGTTATGAAAGCGAGATACTCAGGATTCTGGAAAAATACAACATCGGCCTGATACTTCTTGCTGGATATATGCGTGTAGTAGGACCCATGCTGCTAAACCCATACAGAAATAAAATGCTCAATATTCACCCTGCTCTTCTGCCCTCATTCCCTGGCCTGCACAGCCAGAAACAGGCTTTTGATCATGGTGTAAAAGTAAGTGGTTGTACAGTACATTTCGTGGATGACAGTGTGGATACGGGTCCAATTATCATCCAGAAATGCATCCCTGTATTGGAGGACGATACTGAAGAAACATTGGCTGCCCGTATCTTAGAGCAGGAGCATAAGATATTTCCAGAGGCAGTAAGATTATTTGTCCAGGGTCAGTTAAGGATAGAAGGACACAAGGTCAGGATATTAGAATGAACTTTGCTTAAAAATCACATATAATAATATAATATCATAAGAATAATAGGCGTTAAGATGTCGGATAGGAGAATAACATGTCATACATTTCAGAAATAGACCCGCAATTGGCCCTGGCTTTAGAAAACGAGTTCCAGAGGCAGGAATATAAACTCAACCTGATCGCTTCCGAGAACTATGCCAGCCGTGCTGTCATGGAAGCACAGGGCAGTATAATGACCAATAAATATGCCGAAGGTTATCCAGGCAAACGATATTACGGCGGATGCGAGTTCGTGGACGTTGCCGAGGAACTGGCAAGAGAGCGGGCCAAAGCACTCTTTGGTGCCGAACATGTGAACGTCCAGCCCCATTCCGGGTCAGGCGCCAATATGGCAGTGTATTTTTCAGTATTAAAACCTGGCGATAAAATTCTAAGCATGGACCTATCCCACGGGGGTCATCTCTCCCACGGCAGCCCTGTAAACTTCTGCGGGCAGTTATACAGCATAGTGCCTTATGGGGTTAGTAAAGAGACAAAGACCATTGACCATGACGAATTAATGGGAATTGCAAAAAAACATAAACCCAAAATGATAGTAGTTGGTGCCAGCGCATACCCCAGGAAAATTGATTTTGCTGCATTCAGGGATATTGCAGATGAGGTGGGTGCATACCTGCTTGCCGATATCGCACATATAGCAGGATTGGTGGTTGGAGGAGTACACCAGAATCCGATCCCTTATGCAGATTTTGTGACCACCACTACACACAAGACCCTGCGGGGTCCCAGGGGCGGCATGATCATGTGTAAGGAAGAATATGCAAAAGTCTTAGATAAGACAGTATTCCCAGGTATCCAGGGCGGCCCGTTAATGCATATTATTGCATCCAAAGCCGTAGCCTTCAAAGAAGCCCAGACCCAGGAATTCAAGGATTATCAGAAGCAGATCGTAGCAAATGCAAAAATACTGGCTTCAGATCTAATGGAAAAGGGACAGGAGATCGTATCAAACGGTACAGATAATCATTTAATGCTGGTGGACCTTACCAAACCTGACATAACAGGTAAGGATGCCGAAGCCGCCATGACTAAGGCAGGTATTATCCTGAACAAGAACACCATACCATTTGAGACACGCAGTCCATTTATCACAAGCGGCATCAGGATAGGAACTCCCGCCATAACCACCAGGGGAATGAAGGAAAATGAAATGCATATTATTGCAGATCTCATCGATACAGTAATTAAGAATTTGAACGACGAAACTATACTTAATAAAGTAAGTCAAGATATCAGGGATCTATGTGCAGAATTCCCTATCTACAGATGAGGTAATATTGGTGTCTGGTGAGGACAAGATCATAGACGGGCGCGGCCTGGCAAAAAAGATCGAGGAACAGGTCAAGACCGGTGTGGTAGAACTAAAGGCCGAAAAAGGCATAATTCCCGGCCTGGCCACAATTCTCGTGGGAGATGAAGAAGCTTCAAAGATGTATGTCAGATTGAAGCACAAAGCCTGTGAACGCACAGGTATTCATGCCGAAGACCAGCACCTTCCTGTTAATACTACACAAGAAGAACTAATGGCACTGATCAAATCCCTGAACAAGAGGGATGATATTCATGCAATTCTAATCCAGCTGCCTCTACCTCCCCATTTGAACGAACAAATGGCAATGGAGGCTATTTCTCCCAAAAAGGACGCGGATGGTTTCCATCCAATGAACATGGGCCAGCTGATGATTGGCAACGAAGGTCTGGTTCCCTGTACTCCAAAAGGTATCATCCGGGCTATGGAGGAATACGGAGTTGATGTGGAAGGCAAGAACGTGGTTATTGTGGGACACAGTAACGTTGTGGGCAAACCCCTGGCAGCTCTTCTGTTGAACCGTAACGCCACTGTCTCGGTCTGCCATGTCTATACTGATGACCTGAAAAAATATACCTCCCTGGCAGATATTCTTATCTCGGCCACTGGAGTAGCACACCTTATCAAAGCCGATATGGTGAAACCGGGGGCTGTTATATTTGATGTAGGCATCAGTAAAAAGGATGACAAAGTAGTGGGTGATGTGGATTTTGATTCAGTGCTGCCTAAAGTATCATTGATAACTCCGGTTCCCGGTGGTGTAGGACCCATGACCATTTCGATTCTATTGCAACACACCCTGGAATCTGCCAGACGGATCAAGGGATAAATTCTGAGTATAGTATGACAATAGATACGGTAATTGCTGGAATCCAGGTTGGGGATGTCCATCCAGTCCGCCTGATGGGTGTCATAAACCTGAGTCTGGAATCGTTTTACAAGGGGTCGGTCACAGAACCAGATAATATTATTTCCCAGGCACAACAAATGATCGAACAGGGTGCTGACCTCCTTGACGTGGGGGCCCGGTCCACCTGGCCGCTGGCAGCTAAGATCACGAAGGAAGAGGAACGCA is a genomic window of Methanosarcinales archaeon containing:
- a CDS encoding DUF1858 domain-containing protein, encoding MSENNKITGDMKIEEIVAKYPQTIGVFFQYGLGCVGCHAASFESLAEGATMHGIDLDAMLKDLNELVEKIE
- a CDS encoding phosphoribosylglycinamide formyltransferase; translated protein: MHITNIAVLVSGRGSNLQAIIDNIENGTIPNASITVVLSDVGGIYALERAQNHGIDTFFVNPVQYEDKASYESEILRILEKYNIGLILLAGYMRVVGPMLLNPYRNKMLNIHPALLPSFPGLHSQKQAFDHGVKVSGCTVHFVDDSVDTGPIIIQKCIPVLEDDTEETLAARILEQEHKIFPEAVRLFVQGQLRIEGHKVRILE
- a CDS encoding serine hydroxymethyltransferase, which codes for MSYISEIDPQLALALENEFQRQEYKLNLIASENYASRAVMEAQGSIMTNKYAEGYPGKRYYGGCEFVDVAEELARERAKALFGAEHVNVQPHSGSGANMAVYFSVLKPGDKILSMDLSHGGHLSHGSPVNFCGQLYSIVPYGVSKETKTIDHDELMGIAKKHKPKMIVVGASAYPRKIDFAAFRDIADEVGAYLLADIAHIAGLVVGGVHQNPIPYADFVTTTTHKTLRGPRGGMIMCKEEYAKVLDKTVFPGIQGGPLMHIIASKAVAFKEAQTQEFKDYQKQIVANAKILASDLMEKGQEIVSNGTDNHLMLVDLTKPDITGKDAEAAMTKAGIILNKNTIPFETRSPFITSGIRIGTPAITTRGMKENEMHIIADLIDTVIKNLNDETILNKVSQDIRDLCAEFPIYR
- a CDS encoding bifunctional methylenetetrahydrofolate dehydrogenase/methenyltetrahydrofolate cyclohydrolase (catalyzes the formation of 5,10-methenyltetrahydrofolate from 5,10-methylenetetrahydrofolate and subsequent formation of 10-formyltetrahydrofolate from 5,10-methenyltetrahydrofolate) translates to MLVSGEDKIIDGRGLAKKIEEQVKTGVVELKAEKGIIPGLATILVGDEEASKMYVRLKHKACERTGIHAEDQHLPVNTTQEELMALIKSLNKRDDIHAILIQLPLPPHLNEQMAMEAISPKKDADGFHPMNMGQLMIGNEGLVPCTPKGIIRAMEEYGVDVEGKNVVIVGHSNVVGKPLAALLLNRNATVSVCHVYTDDLKKYTSLADILISATGVAHLIKADMVKPGAVIFDVGISKKDDKVVGDVDFDSVLPKVSLITPVPGGVGPMTISILLQHTLESARRIKG